In Gilliamella sp. B3022, the sequence AACGAATTGCCAAATGACTTTAGCTTTACCCTCTAAATTCACCAAGTATGTTTTCTACAAAGGTTTTATTGGTGTTGACGGTGCTAGCCTAACCGTTGGTAATATCATGGATAATCATTTTCAAATTAATTTAATTCCTGAAACACTCGCGATTACGACTTTAAATACAAAAAAAGTAGGAGATAGAGTTAATATTGAAATTGATTCACAGACTCAAGCAATTGTTGATACAGTTGAAAGAGTTCTAGCGGAAAGCAATTAACATTTCCTTTTTAGATTAAATCATTCAAAAAATGATTATGTTAATTCTAAACATTCCTGTTTTGTCGACTTTCGAACATTTTAATGTATTGAATTCATCGTTACTATAGGGATGCTTGATTTAAGGCTTTGTTATAAAAGCCTTAATATTCCCACAACCATTCAAAAAATCTTAAACTTTGTTCTTGAGCAATCCTTCGACGGCTAATTAAGGATATCAATAAAAGTTTGCTATTGTCATTAATGGATTATTTTTGTGAAAAAGTTTGAGGTTGTGCATACGTTTAAGTAAAAAACACATTTAAAACATCACCTATCGAATATCAATGATTCCCTCTACTCATCTTTTGTTGGTGCTAAGAGGTCAACTTTTGATAAGCTTTTTTCAAAAAATAATATTATGGAAGTTATCTATCTGAACTTGATTTAAAACTTGTTAAAAAAGTAAGATGAATTTTACAAAGTAAGAACTTGTTGGCTGATTTATCAGGTTGAGTTTTTTTAGCTTTTTTAAAGCTCTAAAGATCTTTATTCGTATTTTAGGAGCAGCATATTTATGTCGGTATTCTTAACTATAAAAATTTGGATAGGCTAGAAGATTTATTTACTTGCACTATAGCAAAGAAATAACAGCGTATTATCAATATTATAGGTGGATATAAAATTGAATTTACCACTTGTTTGACTTAATGACATCGATAACTGATCTGCTGTTACTCAATTAACGAAAGGTTAATGCTGCATTTTCAAATTAACCTCAATGAAACATACTGAAGCAGATACTTAAACAGATACTTAAACAGATAATTGAGATTGAATATTTCAGTAAAGAAAGGATCTCAATAGAATTTGAGAAGTTAAAATCAGAGGTGTACGAAAAAATTCATTCAATTCATTCAATTCAGTCTGAAAAGATGAGTATACTAAAAGTAAGTTTCATTGAAGAGTGATAATAACGAAATGGTATAGACTCCTAAATATTTTTTACAAATAAATAGTATTATCAATAAAAAGCTCAAACCACAAACCTCTAAATAGAAATTAATATAATCAATTCATTCACGGTTTAAAATAAAAAAAGTAAATCTAAAAAATGATATTTATCTTTTTATAGACAACGTTTATAGTATTCATAAAGTATAATTATATGACTTCAATTAAATGAAATATTATATAAGGATTAATATGAAGATTATTAATAAATTAAAAACTGTAATGTGCTGTGCTTTATTGTTGAGTTCTGCGAGTTCTTTAGCCTCTGAAATGCAGTTAGCTGTTCCTGATCTTGTCAAAAAAGGTTTTACTAATAAATTTATTTATAACCAATTCGGTTGCCAAGGAGAAAATCAATCTCCAAATATTTCGTGGCATAATGTACCTAAAGATGCAAAAAGCCTAGTGATAACTATGTATGATCCTGATGCACCAACAGGCTCTGGCTGGTGGCATTGGACGGTAGTCAATATTCCAGTTGATGTGACTGCGCTTAAGCGTTCTGCTGGCAATAATCCTGATCTATTGCCCAAAGGCAGTCAAGTGGTTCGCAATGACTTCGGTGTAGCTGGTTACGGCGGACCATGCCCTCCAGAAAAATCTGACCACCGTTATCAATTTACACT encodes:
- a CDS encoding YbhB/YbcL family Raf kinase inhibitor-like protein, whose protein sequence is MKIINKLKTVMCCALLLSSASSLASEMQLAVPDLVKKGFTNKFIYNQFGCQGENQSPNISWHNVPKDAKSLVITMYDPDAPTGSGWWHWTVVNIPVDVTALKRSAGNNPDLLPKGSQVVRNDFGVAGYGGPCPPEKSDHRYQFTLYALDIDHLDVDDQTTPALIGFMVNSHLISKATVTYHYSR